From the genome of Streptomyces sp. NBC_01317, one region includes:
- a CDS encoding GNAT family N-acetyltransferase, whose product MNHDIYNDRRRLPPPADILGHGLRLRPWRTGDEATLVRGQTDPEFLRWNTPLVPVTDEAGAAEHIRQRAEGRESGEMAHFCVTDAVDGRILGHVGLALIDLRMRSARVGYWVLPEARGKGVASRALAVCGRWGFEEVGLHRIDLGHALGHDASCRIAERCGYPYEGTIRDGMFASGRTDAFQDVHQHARLATDPDVLLDVSLGG is encoded by the coding sequence GTGAACCACGACATATACAACGACCGCCGCCGCCTCCCCCCACCGGCCGACATCCTCGGACACGGCCTCCGTCTGCGCCCGTGGCGTACCGGCGACGAGGCCACGCTGGTGCGCGGCCAGACCGACCCCGAGTTCCTGCGCTGGAACACCCCGCTCGTCCCCGTCACCGACGAGGCCGGCGCGGCGGAGCACATCCGCCAGCGCGCGGAGGGCCGGGAGAGCGGCGAGATGGCGCACTTCTGCGTGACCGACGCGGTGGACGGGCGGATCCTCGGCCATGTCGGCCTGGCCCTGATCGACCTGCGGATGCGTAGCGCGCGTGTGGGGTACTGGGTCCTGCCGGAGGCCCGCGGCAAGGGCGTCGCCAGCCGCGCGCTGGCGGTGTGCGGCCGGTGGGGGTTCGAGGAGGTCGGCCTGCACCGGATCGACCTGGGCCACGCGCTGGGCCACGACGCCTCGTGCCGGATCGCGGAGCGGTGCGGTTACCCGTACGAAGGCACCATCAGGGACGGGATGTTCGCCTCCGGCCGTACGGACGCCTTCCAGGACGTCCACCAACACGCCAGGCTGGCCACGGACCCGGACGTACTGCTGGATGTCTCGCTGGGGGGCTGA
- a CDS encoding flavin-containing monooxygenase, protein MAADTDPSTDLPVYVIGGGPGGLAVAAALRERGVRTVVLERSEAVAASWRRHYSRLRLHTTRRKSALPGLKIPRSAGRWVAREDVVRYLETYAEHHTLEIVTGVEVTRIERAPGGVGWLLHATGGRQLTGRGVVVATGYNHTPKLPDWPGREAYEGELLHAGEYQDAQPYAGKDVLVVGVGNTGAEIAVDLVEGGAARVRLAVRTVPHLVRRSTLGWPAQSSGILIRRLPARLVDPLASLQARIALPDLTSKGLPRPDTGLLSRAREGAIPVQDVGLVDAVRKGRVEPVAAVESFEKDKVVLADGTRIAPDVVIAATGYRRALEGLVGDLDILDARGRPRVHGSRTAPDAPGLHFTGFTNPISGMLRELSLDARRIAKALSR, encoded by the coding sequence ATGGCCGCCGACACCGACCCCAGCACCGACCTGCCCGTGTACGTCATAGGCGGTGGCCCGGGTGGGCTCGCCGTCGCCGCAGCCCTGCGCGAACGGGGCGTACGTACCGTCGTACTGGAGAGGTCCGAGGCCGTCGCGGCCTCTTGGCGCCGCCACTACAGCCGGCTGCGTCTGCACACCACCCGGCGGAAGTCGGCACTCCCGGGGCTCAAGATCCCGCGTTCGGCCGGGCGTTGGGTGGCACGGGAGGACGTGGTCCGCTACCTGGAGACGTACGCGGAACACCACACGCTCGAAATCGTCACCGGTGTAGAGGTCACGCGGATCGAGCGCGCCCCGGGCGGTGTCGGCTGGTTGCTGCACGCGACGGGCGGACGGCAGCTGACCGGGCGCGGAGTGGTCGTGGCGACCGGCTACAACCACACGCCCAAGCTGCCCGACTGGCCCGGACGCGAGGCGTACGAAGGGGAGTTGCTGCACGCGGGCGAGTACCAGGACGCGCAGCCGTACGCGGGCAAGGACGTGCTGGTCGTCGGCGTCGGCAACACGGGCGCGGAGATCGCGGTCGACCTGGTCGAGGGCGGCGCGGCGCGGGTACGGCTCGCGGTGCGCACCGTCCCGCACCTCGTGCGCCGCTCGACGCTGGGGTGGCCGGCGCAGTCGTCCGGCATCCTGATCCGCCGCCTGCCGGCCCGGCTCGTGGACCCGCTCGCCTCGCTCCAGGCCCGGATCGCCCTCCCCGACCTGACGTCGAAGGGCCTGCCCCGGCCGGACACGGGCCTGCTGTCGCGGGCGCGCGAGGGCGCGATTCCGGTGCAGGACGTGGGCCTGGTCGACGCGGTCCGCAAGGGCCGGGTGGAGCCGGTCGCGGCGGTGGAGTCCTTCGAGAAGGACAAGGTCGTCCTCGCGGACGGCACCCGGATCGCCCCGGACGTGGTGATCGCGGCGACGGGCTACCGGCGCGCCCTGGAGGGCCTGGTGGGCGACCTGGACATCCTGGACGCCCGGGGCCGCCCCCGCGTCCACGGCTCCCGCACCGCCCCCGACGCCCCCGGCCTCCACTTCACCGGCTTCACGAACCCGATCAGCGGGATGCTCCGCGAACTGTCCCTGGACGCGCGGCGGATAGCGAAGGCGCTGTCCCGGTGA
- a CDS encoding MFS transporter: protein MTQTTERSADDAPAPPATATGAPRAPGRIHRAWFVAVVTFVTIVGAAAFASLPGLLIDPLHKEFDWSRGTIGFAVSVNLALYGLTAPFAAALMDRFGIRRVVAVALTIISVGALLTVWMTAAWQLVLFWGVLVGLGSGSMALAFAATVTNRWFVAKRGLVTGILTAAGASGQLVFLPFLSWLVENHGWRPASITVSLSAIAVVPFVWLLLRDHPADVGLAAYGAETYVPKPGPVPGAARRAVKVLVSAARTGPFWLLAGTFAICGASTNGLVKTHFVPAAHDHGMPITAAASLLAVIGVFDVIGTIASGWFTDRFEARRLLAVYYALRGVSLLFLPMLLAPAVHPPMLFFIIFYGLDWVATVPPTIALCREHYGEDSAIVFGWVLASHQVGAAVVAFAGGVARDVFGSYDVVWYASGALCAAAALMALVIRRVPPVKPAVVAVA, encoded by the coding sequence GTGACACAGACAACCGAACGTTCCGCGGACGACGCTCCCGCGCCCCCGGCGACGGCCACCGGCGCTCCCCGCGCCCCGGGCCGCATCCACCGGGCGTGGTTCGTCGCCGTCGTCACGTTCGTGACGATCGTCGGCGCCGCGGCCTTCGCCTCGCTGCCGGGACTGCTGATCGACCCGCTGCACAAGGAGTTCGACTGGTCGCGCGGCACGATCGGGTTCGCCGTCTCGGTCAACCTGGCGCTGTACGGGCTGACCGCGCCGTTCGCCGCCGCGCTGATGGACCGCTTCGGCATCCGCCGGGTGGTGGCCGTCGCCCTGACGATCATCTCGGTCGGCGCGCTGCTCACGGTCTGGATGACGGCGGCCTGGCAACTCGTCCTGTTCTGGGGCGTCCTGGTCGGCCTCGGCAGCGGCTCGATGGCGCTGGCCTTCGCGGCGACCGTCACCAACCGCTGGTTCGTCGCCAAGCGCGGACTGGTGACCGGCATCCTCACGGCGGCGGGCGCGTCCGGGCAGCTGGTGTTCCTGCCGTTCCTCTCCTGGCTGGTGGAGAACCACGGCTGGCGGCCGGCCTCGATCACGGTCTCGCTCTCCGCGATCGCGGTGGTCCCGTTCGTCTGGCTGCTGCTGCGGGACCACCCGGCGGACGTCGGGCTGGCGGCGTACGGCGCGGAGACCTACGTACCCAAGCCGGGGCCGGTGCCGGGGGCGGCGCGGCGAGCGGTCAAGGTGCTGGTGTCGGCGGCCCGCACCGGGCCGTTCTGGCTGCTGGCCGGGACCTTCGCCATCTGCGGCGCCTCGACCAACGGCCTGGTCAAGACCCACTTCGTACCGGCGGCACACGACCACGGCATGCCGATCACGGCGGCGGCCTCGCTGCTCGCGGTCATCGGGGTCTTCGACGTGATCGGCACGATCGCCTCCGGCTGGTTCACCGACCGCTTCGAGGCGCGGCGGCTGCTGGCGGTCTACTACGCCCTGCGCGGCGTCTCGTTGCTCTTCCTGCCGATGCTGCTGGCGCCGGCCGTGCATCCGCCGATGCTGTTCTTCATCATCTTCTACGGCCTGGACTGGGTCGCCACGGTCCCGCCGACGATCGCCCTGTGCCGCGAGCACTACGGCGAGGACAGCGCGATCGTCTTCGGCTGGGTCCTCGCCTCCCACCAGGTGGGCGCGGCGGTCGTCGCGTTCGCGGGCGGCGTCGCGCGAGACGTCTTCGGCTCGTACGACGTGGTCTGGTACGCGTCGGGCGCGCTGTGCGCGGCGGCGGCGCTGATGGCGCTGGTGATCCGCCGCGTGCCGCCGGTCAAGCCGGCGGTGGTGGCGGTGGCGTGA
- a CDS encoding SDR family NAD(P)-dependent oxidoreductase, with product MNVAVVTGASSGIGQSAALHLARRGAGVILTYSSNEHGAQDTVARIEEQGGTAVALRLDLGDSAGFPAFRAEVADVLRRTFERDSFDQLVNNAGFAGMAMIEDALEEEFDRLTRGLFKGPFFLTQALLPLLADGGAVVNVTSNSALPHVTAPGYSVYAALKGALVVLSRYMAKEFSARGIRVNSVAPGATVTRFAGDAFAKNPEIIPELAKSFALGRVGEPDDVGMVIAMLVSEEGRWITGQDIEVSGGQNL from the coding sequence ATGAACGTGGCCGTCGTCACCGGCGCGAGCTCAGGCATCGGGCAGAGCGCGGCTCTTCACCTCGCCCGGCGGGGCGCCGGCGTCATCCTGACGTACAGCTCCAACGAGCACGGGGCCCAGGACACCGTCGCGCGGATCGAAGAGCAGGGCGGTACCGCCGTGGCCCTGCGCCTGGACCTCGGCGACAGCGCCGGATTCCCCGCCTTCCGGGCGGAGGTGGCCGATGTGTTGCGCCGTACCTTCGAGCGGGATTCCTTCGACCAGCTGGTCAACAACGCCGGATTCGCCGGGATGGCGATGATCGAGGACGCCCTGGAAGAGGAGTTCGACCGGCTCACACGCGGTCTGTTCAAGGGCCCCTTCTTCCTCACCCAGGCCCTGCTGCCGCTCCTGGCCGACGGGGGCGCCGTCGTCAACGTCACCAGCAATTCCGCCCTGCCCCACGTGACCGCGCCGGGATACTCCGTCTACGCGGCCCTCAAGGGCGCCCTGGTCGTGCTCAGCCGCTACATGGCCAAGGAGTTCAGCGCCCGGGGCATCCGCGTGAACTCGGTCGCCCCGGGCGCGACCGTCACACGTTTCGCCGGTGACGCCTTCGCCAAGAACCCCGAGATCATCCCGGAGCTGGCGAAGTCGTTCGCTCTCGGCCGGGTCGGCGAGCCCGACGACGTGGGCATGGTCATCGCGATGCTGGTCTCCGAGGAAGGCCGCTGGATCACCGGTCAGGACATCGAGGTCTCCGGCGGGCAGAACCTCTGA
- a CDS encoding AraC family transcriptional regulator: MDPLDEMRALLLRRAPADMTTAIDGVRACRFDRTDAPTPGMSGTVLAVIAQGRKRLALGEHRYEYGPRQYLVASADLPVTGHVVDTRDTRDTGATDTGARDTGATDTGAGDTGRPTLGFGMTLSPAVLAELLLAADPHDLPPPADTTAPPGIAVSTAPPPLLDAVVRLLRLLDRPADRKVLAPMIKREILWHLLRGEQGGAIRQPGLADSGLAHINRAVRRIRENFADPFRVEDLAQLAGMSASAFHRTFRTVTGMSPIQFQKRIRLQEARLLLAGRPSDISGVGLRVGYDSPSQFSREYRRLFGTPPSEDTTLRAPSAEHATALP, translated from the coding sequence ATGGATCCGCTGGACGAGATGCGCGCTCTCCTGCTCCGGCGGGCGCCCGCCGACATGACCACGGCGATCGACGGGGTCCGGGCCTGCCGGTTCGACCGTACGGACGCTCCCACGCCCGGCATGTCCGGGACCGTGCTCGCCGTGATCGCCCAGGGCCGCAAGCGTCTCGCGCTGGGCGAGCACCGCTACGAGTACGGGCCCCGCCAGTACCTCGTCGCCTCCGCCGATCTGCCCGTCACCGGGCACGTCGTCGACACCAGGGACACCAGAGACACCGGCGCCACGGACACCGGCGCCAGGGACACCGGCGCCACGGACACCGGCGCCGGGGACACCGGGCGGCCCACCCTCGGCTTCGGCATGACCCTCAGCCCCGCCGTCCTCGCCGAACTCCTCCTGGCGGCCGACCCCCACGACCTGCCGCCCCCCGCGGACACCACCGCGCCACCCGGCATCGCGGTCTCCACGGCCCCGCCCCCGCTGCTGGACGCCGTCGTACGCCTGCTGCGGCTCCTGGACCGGCCGGCCGACCGCAAGGTCCTCGCCCCGATGATCAAACGTGAAATCCTCTGGCACCTCCTGCGCGGCGAGCAAGGGGGCGCCATCCGTCAACCGGGCCTGGCGGACAGCGGTCTGGCCCACATCAACCGCGCGGTGCGGCGGATCCGGGAGAACTTCGCCGACCCGTTCCGCGTCGAAGACCTCGCGCAGCTCGCGGGCATGAGCGCGTCCGCCTTCCACCGCACCTTCCGGACGGTCACCGGCATGAGCCCCATCCAGTTCCAGAAACGCATCCGCCTCCAGGAGGCCCGGCTCCTGCTGGCCGGCCGCCCGTCCGACATCAGCGGTGTCGGCCTCCGCGTCGGCTACGACAGCCCCTCCCAGTTCAGCCGCGAATACCGCCGCCTGTTCGGCACACCGCCCAGCGAGGACACCACCCTGCGCGCTCCCTCGGCGGAACACGCCACCGCCCTGCCCTGA